The genomic window CCGCTTCGGGCAGCATGCCCTCGGTGTTGGTGACCAGATCGCCATCTCTCAGCCGGCGGAGGTCGAAGGGGCCAAACAGTTCGCTGGGTTCGGTGAAGCGGGTCAGCAGGTAGTCGAAGGTGCGGCCGTCCAGTCGTTGGCCCAGTTCCTGGACGAGGGCGCTTTTGCCGGTGCCGGGCGGCCCGAGCAGGAAAGCGTTTTCGCCGGCGGTCAAGGCGACGCCCAAAACTTCGACAATTTCATCCTTGCCGATCAGCCGTTGTTTAATCGGTTCGAGCACCTCGGCACGCAATCGCCCCGCCAGTGCTCGCCAAGTTTCCTGCTGCGTCACGATCGTCGTCTCGAAAGGAAAGAATAATCTTCGTAGCATGGGCCCCCGGCCCGTGCAGCTCTCGTAGCATGACTCTCTGAGTCGTGTATTTGCGAGCCACACGACTCGGAGAGTCATGCTACGGCCCATGCTACTTCAGTCTAACAGGTCTTGCAGTTTCAATTGTTCCGCATACGCCCCGGCGTCGTCGCGCAACGTTTTCTGCACGGTTTCGTCCGCCGCCATACGCTTGTCGGCTCGCGCGGTGACACGATCCACCAGAATGCGGCAGAGCGAGTCGTCGGCCATCACCATCTGCAAACTTTCCACAGACCAATCGATGGGCATCCCGACACTGGACATCGGCCACTGGGCGGCCAGCGTTTGTAATGTGGCGTGCAGTTTGTCTTCCGGCGCGATCCGTTCAGCACGCCGACACAATTCCGGCAAAAAACGGAACACCACGTCGACGGACCAATGGGAATCCAAATGCGTTGCGTCGGGCTGCGATGGAGACAGTTCGTCCGGCAAAGTGGTTCGTTCCTGATTGCGATCCAGCGCCGTATACCCCGCCCAGGCAAACACTCGCAGCGCCCACAGCGCTGCGGCGGCATTCAGAGCTGGCGGCGTATCCGGAGCGGCCGCGCGGAGCACCCGTTCGGCTTCGCAAAGAATCGCGGTGGCCTGCTGTTGGTCTTCGGCAGCGGGTTCAAGAATCGCTGGCAACGCAGGAACCGCGGCATGACCGTCGTGCAGCAGACGTTGAGCGAATTCGGCAAGGGGCAGGTTCGACATCGATTGTTTTCCTATAGTCCAGATAATATATCAGCCGTTTGGGCGCTAGCCCACGGTTCCCACCGCAGACGATGCGCACGGAAACCGGTCGCTAGCGCGATGCGGCTGATGGGCGGATGGTTCAGGGCAAGGGAAACGAGCGCCTGCCCCGTCCTGGGCTGCGTTCCGAACAGGCACGGAGTGCCGACACAATCTCTGCCGGGGGTGTGAACCCCCGGACCGAAAATAAGGAAGGCTGCAAGGCACGGAGTGCCGACACAGTTCTGCCGATGCGGGGCGCCGTTCCGAAACCTTTGTGTCGGCCCTCCGGGCCTTCGTGTCCTTCAGGGCGGGTACCGGGGCTTAACAGCCCCGGCAAGGGCTTTGTCGGCCCTCCGGGCCTAATGCGTCGAGGGTCTATCTTGTCCATCAAACGCCCATCGGCCGGCGTTGAAGTAGATGGCATTGCACTAGCCCACGGTTCCCGCCCCGGACAATGCGCGCGGAAACCGGTCGCTAGCGCGATGCGGCTGATGGGCGGATGGTTCAGCTCGATCCTCGGTGCAAAGTCTGGCGACTTCGGCTACTTCCACTAAATTTCATACTCCGGCAGCTGGGCTTGCAAGCGGTTGATACCGTCTTGGGTCACGGCGGTGTCAATTAAACTCAGTTTCCTGAGTGTCTTTGTGGCGGCCAGGTGTTCGAGCCCGGCATCGGTGACTTCGCGGTTCCCAGTTAAGTCCAGATGGATCAGGTTCGGCATGCGGCTTAGTTCCTGAAGTCCACGATCGGAAACGATATTTTTCGATTTCTTTCTAAAATTCTACAGGGAAAAATCGCCGAGCGGTGAATTCCTGTTTAGAACGTGACGCATCGCTCGATGAACCGGGCGAGCCCTCCGCTGATTTTGATGCCTGCGATGACGGATGCAAACCGCTGGACCGAGATTCTCACCGAACATCGTGACTGGCTGCGCACGGTCATCCGGGCTCGACTGTTCGATCTGCACGCTTCGGAGGACCTGTTGCAGGATGTCGCCATCGCCGTTTTGGCTCAGGACAATCGACCGACCGAACAAGAACACATCGCGCCTTGGCTGTACCGCATTACGCTGCGAAAAATTATCAATTATCAACGCTTCCAGGGACGGCAGAAAAATTTGCTCCGGCGGTATGGGCGACTCCGCCAACATGCCGAGACAGACGATGCCGAACAGGGCGAGGCGTTGCATTGGCTTATGCAACGCGAACAGGCGGCGGAACTGCGGACGGCGCTGGCAAAGCTGAGTCAAGGGGATCGGGAAATGTTAATGCTCAAATACACTCACCAGTGGTCGTACGCTCAGATCGCGTCCAGCTTGGGGGTGTCCCCCAAAACCATCGAATACCGGTTGCTGCGAGCTCGTAAGTCTCTGCGAGCCGAACTGACGCGTGTTTCTGGAGAAGTTTGCCATGACTAAGCATCATGAACAGGGGAGCCCCGTCGATCGCGACTCGCTGGAACTGCAGATGCAACGCCTGGTTGACGGGGAATTGGACGTCGACGGCCGGCGGTGGCTGTTGCAGCAAGCCGACAGTCGCCCCGCGATGTGGCGGCAGATCGCGCTGCGTTTTATCGAAGAACAATCGTTGCAAGCAAATCGCTCGGTGTTCGTCGACGCTGTCCCGCCAACGTCCGCTGCGGTTGACCCTGCGGACCATGAGTCTCCGGTGCAAACGCCAGTCAGGCCAGCGCGTCAAGTTCCTCGGTGGGCGATGCTGGCTGGCTTGGTCGCGTGCCTGTTGTTCGGCGTTTCGATCGGACGTTTGCTCACGCCCGCGGCCACGTTGGTCCGTGCCCCCGAGCCACCGCCGGCTGCTGACATGCCATCTGCGAAGGCCGCCCCCGCGCCGCCCGTTGAATCGGCTCCGGCAACCGATTCCCCGTCACCGCCTGGGGTCCGCAGCGATGTGTCGACGCGACTGGTGGGCTTAAACAAAACCGGACAGTCCGTCGTCGATCTGCCGTTGGTGCCCGTCAAATCACTCAGCTCGGACGTGTTGATGGGACACGATCACGCTTCGCTGGACGAGCTGCACCAGGAATTGGCGCGGCGCGGAATCGAACTGCGATACCAAACCACGGTGGTCGATGGAATGCTGCCCGATGGTCGGCAGATGTATTTACCCGTGCACGAAGTAAGTTTTACGAACGTTGGATACTAAAGGAGAAGTCACATGAAGAACTCAGTTGCAAAATGGTTGTTGGCCCTCGCGCTCAGCGTTGGCTATGGCGGCCTGGCATCCGGGCTGACCGGGCAGGATGCCGACGACACGGAAAACAAGCAAGCCAAGCAAACGCCGGCATACGCGAAAGAAGTGTTGAAGCACATCGAGAACAGTCTCGACACTGCCAAACTGCCCGAGCAGCAAAAGCAACAGGTCTTGGAAGCGATTCGCGACAGCTTGAAGCAAGCGGGCAGCGGCCAACCGATTGTATTGGAGTACAAGTTTGACGATGACGCCGAAACGGGCGGAGTCGTCAAGAGGCATGCGAAAGTGCAGATCAAACACTGGCCACACGTTGTTGATCAGGACGACCGCGATGAGGACGAAGCCGGCGACGACGAGGAGGAGACACTGGAGTTTAAGTTCGTTGCTCCGGGCGGCGAAGCGTTGGAACTGAAAAACATGGAACAGATGCGTGACTTGCTGGAAAACGCCATCAAGACGCAGCGACACATGCGTTTGCAACGGGTGCAACGGGACGAAAACCGGGCCGCAGGCGATGCGATGGACCGTTTGGATGTGATGGCTCGGCTGGAAGAAGGGCGGTTTATGCTGGGCATTGGCTTGCAGGAACAGGATAACGAAGAAGCGACCGAGGATGGCGATGCGGAAACGCAACCGGGCGTCGTGGTGGATCGTGTGTTTGATGAATCGCCGGCGGCCGCAGCCGGACTGCAAAGCGGCGACGTGATTCTCAAAGTCGACGGCACCGAGGTGACCGCTCCGGAACCGCTGCAAGATGCCGTGCAAGCCGCGGGCAAAGCGGGCAAGGCTTTGACGCTGACGTACCTCCGTGCTGGTGAGTCGCAAACGGTGGAGATCAAGCCGAAAAGGAATTTCACTATGCTCCGGCGTTTGCCTCAGGACCTCCGTGAACGCATCGCCCAAATCCGCTCCGGCGCCGATCGAATTATCGTGCTGGACGAAGACGTCGATGCGGACATCGCCAATTCGCTCGCAGACGATGATGACGCGTTGGACGACTTGCGTTCCGATGTCGAGTCGCTGAAGGACGACGTTCGAGAGATCAAGGCGATGCTAAAGAAACTGAGCGAGCGCGAGTGAGTCAGTAGGCCGGAACAAGCCGTGCGCCGTTCCGGCAGGGTGTTGCCGTTTGATTGCCCATGCCGGAACAGCGCACGGCTTGTTCCGGCCTACATTGCTGTAATAAAACCGTAGCATGGGAAAGCGGCCCGCGCGGCGAAGGCCCATGCACTGGCCGGGGGCCCATACTACTGTTATCAGCCGATGCGGTGGTGGGTTTGCAGGCCGTCGTCGGCGTAGATCGTGCGGCCGCCGTCGACGGGGATCGCGGCGCCGGTGACAAAATCGTTCTCGATCAGAAACTGCACCGCATGGGCGACGTGCTGTGGCGTGCCAACGCGTTTGACCAACGTGCTGGCCGTCACTGCCGCACGCTTCTCTGCCGATAAATCATCGGCCAACAGCACCGGTCCGGGATGGATACAATTCACGCGCACGGCGCGGTTGCGTTCGGCGAACTCCACGGCCAGCGACCGCGTCATGGTTTCGATGGCGCCTTTGCTGGGAAAGTACGCGGCGTGATCCAAATACGGCCGGACCAGTGCCCAGTCGCCGATGTTGATGATCACGCCACCGGTGGGCTGTTCGACCATCTGCAAGCCGGCGGCCTTAGCGGCCATGAAACTGCCCAGCGTGTTGATTTCGAAGTAACGCCGCAGATCGTCCGCCGTGACGTCTTCCAAACGCTTGGGGCTCCAGATCGCCGCGCTGTTGACCAATACGTCCAGCCGGCCAAAGGCGGTCACGGTTTCAGCCACGATCCGCTCGGCCACTCCGACGGCGGGCTCGCCAGCCGTTGCCGCCGAGCCTTCGGACGCATTCAAGTCGCCTTGCACAATCAACGTTTCGGTACCAGCCTCGCGAAGCTCGATTGCCGTCTGTTCGGCTTCGTCGATGCTTGAATTGGCATGCAAGACGATGCGACAGCCCAAGGCTGCCAGGTGTCGGGCGATGCCGTTGCCAACACGGGCGGCACCGCTGCCGGTAACCAGGGCGACCGGGTGGGGGTGAGCGAATAATTGCGGGATGGTGGGCATCGGGAACTACAAGTATTTGGCTAGGGCGTCGCCGCGTGTGGCGCGGGCGTCGACCCGGCGGAGGGTTTCGGCATCTTCTATCAAGGGCGGCGCATGATGGGGTTTGCGGCGGGCGTCCAGCACCAACGATCCGCGGCAGCCCCAGTGTTTGGCGACCGTTTCACTGCCGATACCGTAAACATCCGTGGCCGGGTTGCTGCGCGTAAAGCTGACCCACAACCAGTTGTTCAAGTTGGCTGCCGCAAAGTCCGCGTCGTCGCAGACCGTGATCCAGGGAAATTGATTGATCGGGTGGTCCGTGTCCAGGCCGTTGACAAACCGGTTCATGGCCCCGTTCGCGTCGGTAGCTTCGTCCGCGTTGGCACGGGAATACGGCGGGCCTGTGATCGCCAGGATGCCCGGTGCGACAACCTTCGGGTTGACAAAACCATCGGGCAGACTGAAGTCCGGGGGCAGTTCCGTGGGCAAGGTACGTTTGACCGCACCGCTGGCGGCCAACACCAGTTTGGAGCCGCGGTTGAAGCCGCTGCCGCTGTAGTCCAACGTGTCGATGGTGGTTTGCGTCTGGAAGTGCAAGTCGCGTCGCCAATCGATTCGCCGCAGCAGGTGGGAAAGGAACGCTGGGATGTTATGGATGTCCAGTTGTTGATCGTCGGCTCCGTTGACGATCATCAAATATTTAGCCAGCGATAGTTGTCCGTTGCCAAGGATCGCGTTGGCTTGGGTTAACAATTCCTGCGGCTGTTGTTCCTCCAAGTACGGCATGTAGCGTTCACTGCCGACGGCCAGCAACAGCGGATGGACTCCAGCGGCGTCGACGGCGTTCACGGCTTGGACGCCGGGAATCACTGAAGGGATGATGGGTCCGGTCAGTTCATGGATCAGTTCGCCAAAGGTGGTGTCTTCCTGGGGCGGACGGCCGACGACGGTGAACGGCCAGATGGCGTCTTTGCGATGGTACACGTGACGAACACGAAGTACGGGAAAGGGATGTTCCAGGCTGTAATACCCCAGGTGATCCCCAAACGGACCTTCCGGCTTAGTGGTCGATAGCTGCACGTCGCCGACGATCGCAAAATCCGCATCGGCATAGGTGGGGGCCAAGTCGGAACTGCGGATCATGCCGATGCGACGCCCGGCTAGCGCGCCGGCGAACGTCAATTCGCTGAGGCCCTCGGGCAGCGGCATCACGGCGGAAAGAGTCATAGCCGGG from Roseimaritima ulvae includes these protein-coding regions:
- a CDS encoding RNA polymerase sigma factor — its product is MTDANRWTEILTEHRDWLRTVIRARLFDLHASEDLLQDVAIAVLAQDNRPTEQEHIAPWLYRITLRKIINYQRFQGRQKNLLRRYGRLRQHAETDDAEQGEALHWLMQREQAAELRTALAKLSQGDREMLMLKYTHQWSYAQIASSLGVSPKTIEYRLLRARKSLRAELTRVSGEVCHD
- a CDS encoding S1C family serine protease, translated to MKNSVAKWLLALALSVGYGGLASGLTGQDADDTENKQAKQTPAYAKEVLKHIENSLDTAKLPEQQKQQVLEAIRDSLKQAGSGQPIVLEYKFDDDAETGGVVKRHAKVQIKHWPHVVDQDDRDEDEAGDDEEETLEFKFVAPGGEALELKNMEQMRDLLENAIKTQRHMRLQRVQRDENRAAGDAMDRLDVMARLEEGRFMLGIGLQEQDNEEATEDGDAETQPGVVVDRVFDESPAAAAGLQSGDVILKVDGTEVTAPEPLQDAVQAAGKAGKALTLTYLRAGESQTVEIKPKRNFTMLRRLPQDLRERIAQIRSGADRIIVLDEDVDADIANSLADDDDALDDLRSDVESLKDDVREIKAMLKKLSERE
- a CDS encoding SDR family NAD(P)-dependent oxidoreductase, producing MPTIPQLFAHPHPVALVTGSGAARVGNGIARHLAALGCRIVLHANSSIDEAEQTAIELREAGTETLIVQGDLNASEGSAATAGEPAVGVAERIVAETVTAFGRLDVLVNSAAIWSPKRLEDVTADDLRRYFEINTLGSFMAAKAAGLQMVEQPTGGVIINIGDWALVRPYLDHAAYFPSKGAIETMTRSLAVEFAERNRAVRVNCIHPGPVLLADDLSAEKRAAVTASTLVKRVGTPQHVAHAVQFLIENDFVTGAAIPVDGGRTIYADDGLQTHHRIG
- a CDS encoding UbiD family decarboxylase translates to MKHRSTRDAVEDLRRGGWLVECTDEVDANLEMAEIQRRVYANGGPAVLFSRVRGCRFPMVSNLFGSLEQARYLFRHTLESVRRLIELKLDPQALPRRPWRYKSAPLTALRMLPRFCRSGAVQAQRCGLDELPQLKCWPDDGGAFVTLPQVLSADPRQPHNLMQANLGMYRVQLSGNDYDPQHEVGLHYQIHRGIGVHHRAAMESEQPLRVAVTVGGAPAMTLSAVMPLPEGLSELTFAGALAGRRIGMIRSSDLAPTYADADFAIVGDVQLSTTKPEGPFGDHLGYYSLEHPFPVLRVRHVYHRKDAIWPFTVVGRPPQEDTTFGELIHELTGPIIPSVIPGVQAVNAVDAAGVHPLLLAVGSERYMPYLEEQQPQELLTQANAILGNGQLSLAKYLMIVNGADDQQLDIHNIPAFLSHLLRRIDWRRDLHFQTQTTIDTLDYSGSGFNRGSKLVLAASGAVKRTLPTELPPDFSLPDGFVNPKVVAPGILAITGPPYSRANADEATDANGAMNRFVNGLDTDHPINQFPWITVCDDADFAAANLNNWLWVSFTRSNPATDVYGIGSETVAKHWGCRGSLVLDARRKPHHAPPLIEDAETLRRVDARATRGDALAKYL